A genomic stretch from Lathyrus oleraceus cultivar Zhongwan6 chromosome 2, CAAS_Psat_ZW6_1.0, whole genome shotgun sequence includes:
- the LOC127118174 gene encoding probable LRR receptor-like serine/threonine-protein kinase At3g47570 isoform X1, whose amino-acid sequence MMIRIMFFLFFASQVLVYFIPTTTFALSLSSNTDKLALLSLKEKLTNGVPNSLPSWNHSLDFCEWQGVTCGRRHKRVSVLHLENQTWGGTLAPSLGNLTFLRFLTLSNIDLHGEIPAQIGRLKRLEALDLRNNKLQGEIPKELTNCTSIKVLELLINRFTGRVPTWFESMKQLTTLVLENNNLFGTIPSSLQNISSLQMISLTENHLKGTIPYSLGKLSSLTYLTLALNNLSGEIPLSLYNLSNIQTFDIGNNKLFGSLPSNIDLVFPKLVNFLVGQNHITGTFPNSISNLTNLKIFDIGTNSFNGSIPLTLGRLNKLKLFNIENNNFGSEGARDLDFLSVLTNCSQLYKISLLNNKFGGKLSNHIGNFSANLRSFNLRANQIYGVIPESIGQRIGLTYLDIGTNSLEGSIPYSIGKLKNLVRLELQENKLSDSIPLSIGNLTILSELYLSDNKLEGSVPFSLRYCTQLLILSIAINKLSGDLPKQTFRYLDGVIYIYLSNNSLTGPIPSEFGNLKHLSHLYLHSNNLFGEIPMDLASCLTLTRLVLWGNFFHGKIPQFLGSLKSLEILDISNNNFSNTIPFELENLIFLNKLDISFNDLYGEVPIGGVFRNVTAISLIGNKNLCGGIPQLKLPRCVGDSSKTHKQSLKRKLIIISVIGGVLISFVAFITVHFLTRKSKKLPSSPSLQNRALGVTYGELHEATNGFSLSNLAGTGSFGSVFKGSLPNFERPIAVKVLNLETRGAAKSFVAECNALGKMKHRNLVKILTCCSSVDYKGEDFKAIVFEFMPEGSLENVLHNNEGSENENHSLILSKRVDIALDVAHALDYLHHDEDQVVVHCDIKPSNVLLDEDMVAHLGDFGLARLIHGSTRHSSKDQVDSSTIKGTIGYLPPEYGAGGPVTPKGDIYSYGILLLEMLTGKRPTDHIFYENLSLHKLCKMKIPEEILDIVDSSLVIPTVEDQTWMVENNIKECLVMFATIGVACSEEFPAKRMLTKHVILKLLEIKQKLSH is encoded by the exons ATGATGATTCGTATAATGTTTTTTCTCTTCTTTGCTAGCCAAGTGTTGGTTTATTTCATTCCGACAACTACATTTGCTCTTTCTTTGAGTTCAAACACCGATAAGTTAGCTTTACTTTCTTTGAAGGAAAAACTTACAAATGGGGTGCCTAATTCTCTACCATCATGGAATCATTCTTTGGATTTCTGTGAATGGCAGGGAGTCACATGTGGTCGTCGTCACAAGAGAGTCTCTGTCTTGCATTTGGAGAACCAAACATGGGGTGGCACTCTTGCTCCATCCTTAGGAAATCTAACATTTCTTAGATTTCTCACACTTTCCAACATCGATTTGCATGGTGAAATTCCTGCTCAGATTGGTCGTTTGAAGCGCTTGGAAGCTCTTGACTTAAGAAATAACAAACTTCAAGGAGAGATTCCTAAAGAGCTTACTAACTGCACAAGTATCAAAGTATTAGAGTTGCTGATAAATCGGTTTACCGGAAGAGTTCCCACGTGGTTTGAATCAATGAAACAACTTACTACCTTGGTTCTTGAAAACAATAATCTATTTGGTACAATTCCATCTTCACTCCAAAATATTTCATCACTCCAAATGATATCTCTTACAGAAAATCACTTGAAAGGAACCATACCTTATTCTTTGGGTAAGTTGTCAAGTTTGACATATCTGACTCTAGCTTTAAATAATTTGTCTGGTGAAATTCCTCTTTCTCTTTACAACCTATCCAATATTCAAACTTTTGATATTGGGAATAACAAATTGTTTGGTAGTCTTCCATCAAACATAGATCTTGTTTTCCCCAAACTTGTTAACTTCTTAGTAGGACAAAATCATATAACAGGAACTTTTCCCAACTCAATATCCAACCTCACCAATTTGAAAATTTTTGATATAGGAACAAATTCTTTTAATGGGTCAATACCTCTTACTTTAGGTAGATTAAATAAACTTAAGCTTTTTAATATTGAGAATAATAATTTCGGGAGTGAAGGAGCTCGCGATTTAGATTTCCTTTCTGTGTTAACCAACTGTTCTCAACTGTATAAGATCAGTCTTTTGAACAATAAATTTGGTGGTAAGTTGTCTAACCATATAGGAAATTTTTCCGCCAATCTCAGATCTTTTAATCTAAGAGCTAATCAGATATATGGAGTGATACCTGAAAGTATTGGACAACGAATTGGTTTAACATACTTAGACATTGGAACCAATTCTCTTGAAGGATCAATTCCATATTCAATTGGAAAGCTTAAGAATCTTGTAAGATTGGAGTTGCAAGAAAACAAATTATCTGATAGCATTCCTTTAAGTATTGGAAATCTTACTATTTTGTCTGAATTATATCTTTCGGACAATAAATTGGAAGGAAGTGTTCCATTTTCTCTAAGATATTGCACCCAATTGTTGATCTTAAGTATTGCTATAAATAAATTGAGTGGTGATTTACCAAAACAAACATTTAGATATCTAGATGGTGTAATATATATTTACTTGAGCAACAACTCTTTGACTGGTCCCATTCCTTCAGAGTTTGGTAATTTGAAGCATCTTTCACATTTGTATCTACACTCAAATAATCTGTTTGGTGAAATTCCAATGGATCTTGCTTCTTGTTTGACATTAACAAGGCTGGTGTTGTGGGGAAACTTTTTTCATGGAAAAATACCTCAGTTCTTGGGCTCTTTAAAATCCCTTGAAATATTAGATATTTCTAATAACAATTTCTCAAACACAATCCCCTTTGAACTAGAAAACCTTATCTTTTTGAATAAGTTAGATATATCTTTTAACGATCTATATGGTGAGGTTCCCATAGGTGGTGTCTTTAGAAATGTCACAGCAATTTCATTAATTGGAAACAAGAACCTTTGTGGAGGGATACCTCAATTGAAGCTTCCAAGATGTGTTGGGGATTCCTCCAAGACACACAAACAATCTCTAAAAAGGAAACTTATCATCATCAGTGTAATTGGCGGGGTTTTGATCTCGTTCGTAGCTTTTATAACTGTCCATTTTCTCACGAGAAAGTCCAAAAAGTTACCTTCTTCACCATCTCTTCAAAATAGGGCACTAGGAGTTACTTACGGAGAGTTACATGAAGCAACCAATGGATTTTCTTTATCCAATTTGGCAGGGACGGGAAGTTTTGGATCTGTTTTTAAAGGATCTCTCCCCAACTTTGAAAGACCTATTGCTGTAAAGGTGTTGAATCTTGAAACGCGTGGGGCAGCAAAGAGTTTTGTGGCAGAATGCAATGCTTTAGGAAAGATGAAACACCGGAATCTTGTGAAGATCTTAACTTGTTGTTCAAGTGTTGATTACAAGGGTGAAGATTTCAAGGCTATTGTTTTTGAGTTCATGCCTGAAGGGAGTCTTGAAAATGTGTTGCATAATAATGAAGGGTCTGAAAATGAAAATCATAGTCTCATCCTCTCAAAAAGGGTAGACATTGCTCTTGATGTAGCTCATGCTTTGGATTATCTTCACCATGATGAAGACCAAGTTGTAGTTCATTGTGATATTAAACCAAGCAATGTTCTTCTTGATGAAGATATGGTAGCTCACTTGGGAGACTTTGGCTTAGCTAGGCTCATTCATGGATCAACAAGACATTCAAGTAAAGATCAAGTTGACTCCTCAACAATTAAAGGAACAATAGGATATCTTCCTCCTG AGTATGGAGCTGGTGGTCCGGTAACACCAAAGGGAGATATCTACAGCTATGGGATTCTGTTGTTGGAAATGCTTACTGGAAAGAGACCAACAGATCATATCTTTTATGAGAATCTTAGTCTACACAAATTGTGTAAGATGAAAATTCCTGAAGAAATTCTTGACATTGTAGATTCAAGTTTGGTTATACCAACTGTTGAAGATCAGACATGGATGGTAGAAAATAACATAAAAGAGTGTCTCGTGATGTTTGCTACAATAGGAGTTGCATGTTCTGAAGAATTTCCTGCTAAGAGAATGCTCACAAAACATGTCATACTGAAGTTGCTTGAAATTAAACAGAAGTTGTCCCACTAG